A single window of Leptolyngbya ohadii IS1 DNA harbors:
- the mtnC gene encoding acireductone synthase: protein MRNSTSPAVKVILLDIEGTTTPVDYVFGVLFPYAKERAGEFLQRQGQEESVQADLKLLRQEYETERAVGLAEKLPAWEGDAPAAVVPYIHYLIEIDRKSTGLKSFQGKLWNQGYQDGTLRSQVFPDVKPAFERWTAAGKQLYIFSSGSVQAQQLLFRYSEAGDLTQFLSGYFDTQIGMKREPESYRKIAAEIGVSPAEILFVSDVVPELEAARSAGMHGLFSLRPGNYTSDSEGFPVVRSFNEIQEI, encoded by the coding sequence ATGCGTAATTCTACTTCTCCAGCAGTGAAGGTGATTTTGCTGGATATTGAGGGAACGACGACTCCGGTGGACTATGTGTTTGGGGTGCTGTTTCCCTACGCGAAGGAGCGAGCTGGGGAATTTTTGCAGCGGCAGGGGCAGGAGGAGAGCGTTCAGGCGGATTTGAAGCTGTTGCGGCAGGAATACGAGACAGAGCGGGCAGTGGGTCTAGCAGAGAAATTGCCCGCATGGGAAGGGGATGCACCTGCGGCGGTGGTGCCCTATATTCACTATCTGATTGAAATCGATCGCAAATCGACGGGGCTGAAATCGTTTCAGGGCAAACTCTGGAATCAGGGCTATCAGGATGGAACACTGCGATCGCAAGTTTTCCCGGATGTGAAACCTGCGTTTGAGCGATGGACAGCGGCGGGGAAGCAGCTCTACATTTTTTCGTCGGGGAGCGTACAGGCGCAGCAGCTTTTGTTTCGCTACTCGGAAGCGGGGGATTTGACGCAGTTTTTGAGCGGCTATTTTGATACGCAGATCGGCATGAAGCGGGAACCGGAGAGCTATCGCAAGATTGCAGCAGAAATTGGGGTTTCGCCTGCGGAAATTCTGTTTGTGTCGGATGTGGTGCCAGAGCTAGAGGCTGCGCGATCGGCGGGAATGCATGGACTCTTTTCACTGCGTCCGGGGAATTACACTTCCGATTCGGAGGGGTTTCCAGTTGTGCGATCGTTTAATGAGATTCAGGAGATTTGA
- a CDS encoding alpha/beta fold hydrolase: MENHLNSIADFLPVAANQIRDSQAITFLNQIQRQTIQITFLQSITAIDTAFIHSNLPATRSNISPILFLHGFDSSLLEFRRVFPLLSTQHHLWAIDLYGSGFTAFSHKIPVNPQTIRLHLHQTIATLIREPIILIGASLGGAVAIDFAVHYPDLVKALVLIDSVGFSGSFPLGQYLPVPLLQLGTVWLNFRKQAALNAISLFPTIDPQISDDLRCSLLHQEMPGWSEAILSFTQSGGYGGISDRIPQITQPTLILWGKQDDILGTGDAEKFRQSISGSQLTWTEQAKHSPHLDQPQQVADRILAFCRTQIS, translated from the coding sequence ATGGAGAATCACCTGAATTCGATCGCTGACTTTCTACCTGTCGCAGCCAATCAGATCCGAGATTCACAGGCGATTACCTTTCTCAATCAGATTCAGCGTCAAACGATTCAAATTACTTTTTTGCAAAGCATCACCGCGATCGATACCGCTTTTATTCACAGCAATCTTCCTGCGACACGATCGAATATTTCGCCGATATTATTTCTTCATGGCTTCGATAGTTCGCTGTTAGAGTTCCGGCGAGTATTTCCTCTACTGTCTACTCAGCATCATCTTTGGGCGATCGACTTGTACGGTTCTGGATTTACAGCCTTCTCCCATAAAATTCCAGTTAATCCGCAAACAATTCGCCTTCACCTGCATCAAACGATCGCCACTCTTATTCGCGAACCCATCATTTTAATCGGCGCATCCTTGGGCGGAGCGGTTGCCATTGATTTTGCAGTTCATTATCCAGATTTGGTAAAAGCGCTCGTTTTAATTGATAGCGTTGGATTCTCCGGCAGTTTTCCATTGGGTCAATATTTGCCTGTTCCCCTGCTCCAACTTGGAACCGTATGGTTGAACTTCCGTAAACAAGCTGCTTTAAATGCCATTAGCCTATTTCCGACGATCGATCCTCAAATATCCGACGATCTGCGCTGTTCTCTCCTCCATCAGGAAATGCCCGGATGGTCAGAGGCAATCCTCTCCTTTACCCAAAGCGGTGGCTACGGGGGCATAAGCGATCGAATTCCTCAAATCACGCAACCGACGCTAATTCTCTGGGGTAAACAGGACGATATTCTAGGCACAGGCGACGCAGAAAAATTCCGGCAATCAATTTCTGGCAGTCAGCTCACCTGGACTGAACAGGCAAAACATTCTCCTCATTTAGATCAGCCGCAGCAGGTTGCCGATCGAATATTGGCGTTCTGTCGTACTCAAATCTCCTGA
- the nagB gene encoding glucosamine-6-phosphate deaminase produces MRLIICDSANGVADWAATYVRHRITSFAPTIDRPFVLGLPTGSTPLKMYRRLVEFYQKGELSFQHVVTFNMDEYVGLPEEHPQSYHAYMHRNFFDHIDIPRDHIHILDGNAIDIDQECDRYEAKIESLGGVELFIGGVGEDGHIAFNEPGSSLQSRTRIKTLTYSTRLANARFFNQDVNQVPKYALTVGVGTINDAREVLILAQGYHKANALQHAIEDGVNHMWSISALQLHPRSLIVCDEDATLELKVKTVKYFKELERDSPTLEGRERHG; encoded by the coding sequence ATGCGCCTGATCATCTGCGACTCAGCCAATGGCGTAGCAGACTGGGCAGCAACCTATGTGCGACACCGGATTACATCTTTTGCCCCGACGATCGATCGCCCCTTCGTGCTGGGACTACCGACAGGCAGCACACCGCTCAAGATGTATCGTCGTCTGGTCGAGTTTTATCAGAAGGGCGAACTGAGCTTTCAGCACGTCGTCACCTTCAATATGGACGAATACGTGGGCTTGCCGGAGGAGCATCCGCAGAGCTATCACGCCTACATGCATCGCAATTTTTTTGATCACATTGACATTCCACGTGACCACATTCATATCCTGGACGGCAATGCGATCGATATCGATCAGGAATGCGATCGCTACGAAGCCAAAATTGAATCTCTGGGCGGCGTTGAACTATTCATTGGCGGCGTTGGCGAAGATGGGCATATTGCTTTTAATGAACCCGGTTCCTCACTACAATCGAGAACGCGAATTAAAACTCTGACCTATAGCACTCGATTAGCGAATGCACGATTTTTTAATCAGGACGTAAATCAAGTGCCAAAATATGCGCTGACCGTGGGTGTCGGCACCATTAATGATGCCAGAGAAGTCTTGATCCTCGCCCAGGGATATCACAAAGCGAACGCACTACAACACGCGATCGAGGATGGGGTCAATCATATGTGGTCTATTTCCGCTCTGCAACTCCACCCCCGCAGTCTAATTGTTTGCGACGAAGATGCCACGCTGGAACTGAAGGTGAAAACGGTCAAATATTTTAAGGAGTTAGAGCGGGACAGTCCGACGCTGGAGGGGAGGGAGAGGCATGGGTAG
- a CDS encoding tRNA (5-methylaminomethyl-2-thiouridine)(34)-methyltransferase MnmD, producing the protein MDSGNLNISMDRSTSWIPQPTEDGSFTFFSETFGETFHSTEGARAEAFVKFAKATDLPEKAARDRLYLLDVCYGLGYNTAAALETVWAVNPDCQVQLYGLEWDATVPQGAIVPPLLQSWSPDVQTVLKSLAENHICQTERLQAQLLIGDARQTIDQVIQSGFTADAIFFDPFSPRRCPQLWTVEFFRQVVRCLVQDGKLATYSRSACVRSAMLEAGLTIGTIPMSSDPHPTHEWSQGTIAAWTGTALQTLTQMEQEHLRTRAAIPYRDPTLTDSAEVILARHQEEQKTCNRESTSSWRRRWRIT; encoded by the coding sequence ATGGACTCCGGTAATCTCAACATCAGCATGGACAGATCAACTTCCTGGATACCCCAGCCCACTGAGGACGGATCTTTCACCTTCTTCTCCGAAACCTTTGGCGAAACCTTTCATAGCACCGAGGGCGCTAGAGCAGAGGCATTTGTCAAGTTTGCTAAGGCAACCGATCTGCCCGAAAAAGCAGCCCGCGATCGGCTCTATCTTCTTGATGTCTGCTATGGCTTGGGTTACAACACGGCAGCTGCGTTGGAAACCGTCTGGGCGGTGAACCCCGATTGCCAGGTGCAGCTCTACGGTCTGGAATGGGATGCCACGGTGCCGCAGGGAGCCATTGTCCCGCCTCTCCTCCAATCCTGGTCGCCGGACGTGCAAACCGTCCTGAAATCCCTGGCAGAAAATCATATTTGCCAAACCGAGCGCCTACAAGCCCAACTCCTGATCGGGGATGCCCGTCAAACGATCGATCAGGTGATTCAATCCGGTTTTACCGCCGATGCTATCTTCTTCGACCCCTTCTCGCCCCGTCGCTGCCCCCAACTCTGGACAGTGGAGTTCTTCCGGCAGGTGGTTCGCTGTCTCGTACAGGATGGCAAACTCGCAACCTACTCCCGTTCCGCCTGTGTCCGATCGGCAATGCTAGAAGCCGGACTGACGATCGGCACCATTCCCATGAGCAGTGACCCCCACCCCACTCACGAATGGTCTCAGGGCACGATCGCCGCCTGGACAGGAACCGCTCTGCAAACTCTCACCCAGATGGAACAGGAGCATCTGCGAACCCGCGCCGCCATTCCCTATCGCGATCCTACGCTCACCGACTCCGCCGAAGTCATCCTCGCCCGTCACCAGGAGGAGCAAAAGACCTGCAACCGCGAATCGACCTCAAGCTGGCGCAGACGATGGAGAATCACCTGA
- a CDS encoding N-6 DNA methylase → MGRHPKIVNSECGTERREIGYYATPDFVAKFLVQKLLEIRPDGQSAIDPCVGKGELVGELIRLGKRVTGIDIVDFGGDRDYGFLKQDFIDLYQKGCERRSSCESAIDFSQFDYWIANPPYNCHEVDYIQKNRQSLKQSFHDVGIHNMYSMFVSAMIDLAAENAVIGIITLDSFLTSRFHAGLRRKILEKTRIHYLLLCPIDLFWKQRSDVRTCILILQKGRQKNHQLKHLIRVGNRPRSTAEFQKILSQEKFTLEQEENLFLCNPDKDNLEFILEVPAEMRRLFVNLPRLADKFTCVTGISTGNDRQYLSLVEKPGFSVPFYKNPGARKFLTQPDGYLCDRFLEISKQVKTFNVRNVHLLYKPGITCSSMGVQFSACYLPPNSTYGVNANIICDEENLWWLLAYLNSRLVTYLVRGVLIRTNMLTSGYVGRIPVPEFDQVRRSQLAELAKTAYQKLKQNSGEAIEQEIQGITNLCFDYLEISPSTRKLIDDFSADLVRRT, encoded by the coding sequence ATGGGCAGACACCCCAAAATTGTAAATTCCGAGTGCGGTACAGAGCGACGCGAAATTGGTTACTATGCCACACCGGACTTTGTTGCAAAGTTTTTAGTGCAGAAGCTGCTTGAAATTCGTCCCGATGGACAGTCCGCGATCGATCCCTGTGTGGGAAAAGGCGAGTTAGTGGGGGAGTTAATTCGTCTGGGAAAGCGGGTGACGGGGATTGATATTGTGGATTTTGGGGGCGATCGGGATTATGGCTTTCTGAAGCAGGATTTTATTGATTTATATCAGAAAGGTTGCGAAAGGAGGTCTTCCTGTGAATCTGCTATAGATTTCTCTCAGTTCGATTACTGGATTGCCAATCCGCCTTATAACTGTCACGAAGTCGATTACATTCAGAAGAATCGGCAGAGTCTCAAGCAATCCTTTCATGATGTTGGAATACATAATATGTATTCGATGTTTGTCTCCGCAATGATTGATTTGGCGGCTGAAAATGCGGTAATCGGGATCATCACGCTAGATTCGTTCCTGACATCCAGGTTTCATGCCGGACTGAGAAGAAAAATTTTGGAGAAGACCCGCATTCATTATCTTTTGCTTTGCCCGATCGATCTTTTTTGGAAACAGCGATCGGATGTGAGAACCTGTATTCTTATCCTGCAAAAGGGACGACAGAAAAATCATCAGCTCAAGCATCTAATTCGGGTTGGTAATAGACCGAGATCAACAGCAGAGTTTCAGAAGATTTTAAGTCAGGAAAAGTTTACCCTAGAGCAGGAAGAGAACCTCTTTCTCTGCAATCCAGATAAGGACAATCTTGAATTTATTCTGGAAGTTCCGGCAGAGATGAGAAGGCTCTTTGTGAATTTGCCAAGGTTAGCGGACAAGTTTACCTGTGTCACTGGCATTTCAACCGGAAACGATCGGCAATATTTATCCCTTGTTGAAAAGCCTGGATTTTCGGTTCCCTTCTATAAAAATCCCGGCGCTCGCAAGTTTTTAACCCAGCCTGATGGCTATTTGTGCGATCGCTTTCTGGAAATTTCAAAACAGGTGAAAACCTTTAATGTCAGGAATGTCCATCTTCTGTACAAGCCCGGTATTACCTGTTCCTCAATGGGCGTCCAGTTTTCCGCCTGCTACCTGCCGCCTAATAGTACCTATGGTGTGAATGCCAATATCATCTGCGATGAGGAGAATTTGTGGTGGCTGCTTGCGTATCTCAACTCTAGGCTTGTCACCTATTTGGTGCGCGGTGTTCTGATTCGGACAAATATGCTTACCTCTGGCTATGTCGGAAGAATCCCGGTGCCTGAGTTTGATCAGGTGAGGCGATCGCAGTTAGCAGAACTCGCAAAGACGGCTTATCAAAAATTAAAGCAAAATAGCGGTGAGGCGATCGAGCAGGAGATTCAGGGGATAACGAATCTCTGTTTTGACTATTTGGAGATCTCCCCTTCAACGCGAAAATTAATTGATGACTTCAGTGCCGATCTGGTAAGAAGAACCTAG
- a CDS encoding SAM hydrolase/SAM-dependent halogenase family protein, protein MFITLIADYGTGDPAFAEVKQRLLMALPQAQIHELSVPPFNTLATGFWIAQLGLNPGSENRLIYHNCAPRKDDPEARRDNEGEGLTYALLPNGVKVVGVNAGFTLSFIKSQAKALHSVNVSRGGSQFRSRDVFPPAAAGIAQNDLSVLGDALKPDQIPNVPPDRIAWVDGYGNIKTTIAAEAIDLPTETKIAIRIGDVVSDAIYSDGSFRVPEGTLAFAPGSSGWTTTDGKTLRWMELFLRGGSAWERFGRPRVGQGIELLG, encoded by the coding sequence ATGTTTATCACTCTGATTGCGGACTACGGAACCGGAGATCCTGCCTTTGCTGAAGTTAAGCAGCGACTGCTGATGGCACTGCCCCAGGCGCAGATCCACGAACTTTCCGTGCCGCCCTTCAACACCCTCGCCACCGGATTCTGGATTGCCCAGCTAGGACTCAATCCCGGTTCTGAAAATCGCCTGATCTACCACAACTGCGCTCCCCGCAAGGACGATCCCGAAGCGCGACGGGACAACGAAGGCGAAGGTTTAACCTATGCGCTGCTGCCCAACGGGGTGAAGGTGGTCGGCGTGAATGCGGGCTTTACGCTGTCGTTTATCAAGTCTCAGGCAAAAGCACTGCACAGCGTCAATGTGTCGCGGGGCGGCTCCCAGTTTCGATCGCGGGATGTGTTTCCCCCTGCGGCGGCGGGGATCGCCCAGAATGACCTCAGCGTGTTAGGGGATGCGCTCAAACCAGACCAAATTCCCAATGTGCCGCCCGATCGGATTGCCTGGGTAGATGGCTACGGCAACATTAAAACCACGATCGCAGCAGAGGCGATCGATCTGCCAACCGAAACCAAGATTGCGATTCGGATCGGGGATGTGGTGAGCGATGCGATTTACTCCGACGGCAGTTTCCGCGTCCCGGAAGGAACTCTTGCCTTTGCGCCTGGTAGCTCTGGCTGGACGACGACCGACGGCAAAACCTTGCGCTGGATGGAGCTATTTCTACGGGGCGGAAGTGCCTGGGAGCGATTTGGGAGACCGCGTGTGGGGCAGGGGATTGAGCTGTTGGGGTAG
- a CDS encoding 1,2-dihydroxy-3-keto-5-methylthiopentene dioxygenase, giving the protein MAVLTIPEENRQITDSAEIEAYLKAIGIGFAQWEPSHPLSETASSEEILAAYAPEIEALKQQGGYVTADVIDIKPDTPNLDGMLAKFSREHSHAEDEVRFTIEGHGLFHINPQTSPVVSIQVEAGDLLVVPEGTLHWFDLCGDRRIRAIRLFQEMAGWTPHYTESGKEQGFVPLCFSPKAMEMVEAGQQCDRRV; this is encoded by the coding sequence ATGGCAGTTCTGACGATTCCAGAAGAAAATCGGCAAATTACCGACTCGGCTGAAATTGAGGCATACCTGAAGGCGATCGGGATTGGGTTTGCCCAGTGGGAGCCGAGCCATCCTCTCAGCGAAACGGCATCCAGCGAGGAAATTCTTGCCGCCTACGCCCCGGAAATTGAGGCACTGAAGCAGCAGGGAGGCTACGTTACCGCAGATGTGATTGACATCAAGCCGGATACGCCGAATCTGGATGGAATGCTGGCAAAGTTTAGCCGCGAACATTCCCACGCCGAGGACGAGGTTCGCTTCACGATCGAGGGACACGGGCTATTTCACATCAACCCGCAGACCAGCCCGGTGGTGAGTATTCAGGTAGAAGCGGGCGATTTGCTGGTGGTGCCAGAGGGGACGCTGCACTGGTTCGATTTGTGTGGCGATCGGCGAATTCGGGCAATTCGGCTGTTTCAGGAGATGGCAGGTTGGACGCCTCACTATACGGAGAGTGGGAAGGAGCAGGGATTTGTACCGCTCTGCTTTAGTCCAAAGGCAATGGAAATGGTTGAGGCTGGTCAGCAGTGCGATCGTCGGGTTTAA
- the nagA gene encoding N-acetylglucosamine-6-phosphate deacetylase, with protein sequence MLALTNATIYTKQAVYTDRTLLIDRDRIVDLIPAETLPEVDAVIDLHRQIVAPGFIDLQLNGCGGVMFNDAITAETLDTMHQTNLKSGTTSFLPTLITTSDDNIRAAIDLVKSYRKTHATAVLGLHLEGPFLNPQRKGIHDGSYVRAADRTMLETIAASGKETVRLVTLAPERVTPQEIKLLTDRGIVVSAGHTDATYEEAIAQFEAGVGMATHLFNAMSPWQGRKPGMVGAVFDRPEVYAGIIADGHHVHFASIALAHRLKQDKLILVTDATPPVGTDMTSFIIGGNEVFYRDGKCVSADGTLGGSALTMIEAVANCVQHIQIPIAEALRMASTYPAQLLGLDGKLGDIAPGYVANLAIFDQQFQMGAVIDRGWFYGLR encoded by the coding sequence ATGCTGGCTCTTACTAACGCAACGATCTACACCAAACAGGCAGTCTATACCGATCGCACCCTTCTCATCGATCGCGATCGCATCGTGGATTTGATCCCTGCTGAAACTTTGCCGGAAGTGGATGCGGTGATTGACCTGCACAGGCAGATTGTTGCACCCGGCTTTATCGATTTGCAGCTTAACGGCTGTGGCGGGGTGATGTTTAACGATGCCATTACCGCCGAAACGCTGGACACGATGCACCAGACTAACCTGAAGAGCGGCACGACCAGCTTTCTGCCCACGCTGATCACCACATCGGATGACAATATTCGAGCGGCGATCGATTTGGTGAAGTCCTACCGCAAAACCCACGCGACGGCTGTACTGGGGCTGCATCTGGAAGGACCCTTTCTGAATCCGCAGCGGAAGGGAATCCATGACGGGAGCTACGTTCGGGCTGCCGATCGCACCATGCTCGAAACGATCGCGGCGTCTGGCAAGGAAACGGTGCGTCTGGTGACGCTGGCTCCGGAACGGGTTACACCGCAGGAAATCAAGCTGCTAACCGATCGGGGCATTGTCGTCTCCGCCGGACACACGGATGCGACCTATGAGGAGGCGATCGCGCAGTTCGAGGCAGGGGTAGGAATGGCAACCCATTTGTTTAACGCTATGTCTCCCTGGCAGGGACGCAAACCCGGCATGGTGGGAGCGGTGTTCGATCGCCCGGAGGTTTACGCAGGCATTATCGCGGATGGTCATCACGTTCACTTCGCCTCGATCGCCCTTGCCCATCGCCTCAAGCAGGACAAACTGATTCTCGTTACCGATGCCACGCCGCCCGTGGGGACAGACATGACCTCCTTTATCATTGGCGGCAACGAAGTTTTTTACAGAGACGGCAAATGTGTCTCCGCAGACGGAACCCTCGGTGGCTCTGCCCTGACGATGATCGAAGCCGTTGCCAACTGCGTCCAGCACATCCAGATTCCGATCGCCGAGGCACTGCGAATGGCATCCACCTATCCCGCCCAACTCCTCGGACTAGATGGCAAACTGGGAGATATTGCTCCCGGATATGTGGCAAATCTGGCAATCTTCGATCAGCAGTTTCAGATGGGCGCAGTGATCGATCGGGGCTGGTTTTATGGACTCCGGTAA
- a CDS encoding DUF2203 domain-containing protein encodes MTSAPDDAIDLEQALRQAEADLLRLKARYAQVQADQQRQIELKNRLDDVHDNLKRDKTPELKAELQQIQQQLETLEVALESQLFSWSGLKEVFWQAVRFGGLGIIIGWVLRSIAL; translated from the coding sequence ATGACTTCTGCCCCCGACGATGCGATCGACCTAGAACAGGCTCTACGCCAAGCCGAAGCCGATCTCCTGCGCCTCAAAGCTCGCTACGCTCAGGTACAGGCAGACCAGCAGCGGCAAATTGAGCTAAAAAATCGCCTGGACGATGTGCATGACAACCTGAAGCGAGATAAAACTCCCGAACTCAAAGCCGAACTACAGCAGATTCAGCAGCAGCTTGAAACCCTGGAAGTGGCACTGGAAAGCCAGCTTTTTTCCTGGAGCGGCTTAAAGGAGGTATTCTGGCAGGCAGTGCGGTTTGGTGGACTGGGAATCATCATTGGGTGGGTACTGCGATCGATCGCGCTTTAG
- a CDS encoding DUF6439 family protein produces MPESSALPSIPSAESLAASSTSTLDATARDTLAELSTLELAQALAERLSIAPQDWHRLKANRNARASEQAAIALVYLLRNNPQEALPRLQQAGGWIDRSISAPPCPTHGH; encoded by the coding sequence ATGCCCGAATCCTCAGCCCTCCCTTCCATCCCGTCCGCCGAATCACTAGCGGCATCCTCTACGTCTACCCTCGATGCAACTGCGAGAGACACCCTCGCCGAACTCAGCACCCTCGAACTGGCGCAGGCACTCGCCGAACGGCTTTCGATCGCCCCCCAGGACTGGCATCGGCTCAAGGCAAACCGCAACGCCAGAGCCAGCGAACAGGCAGCGATCGCCCTGGTTTACTTGCTGAGGAACAATCCTCAGGAAGCATTGCCCCGACTCCAGCAGGCAGGTGGTTGGATCGATCGATCGATTTCTGCCCCCCCCTGTCCGACCCACGGGCATTAG